From one Ctenopharyngodon idella isolate HZGC_01 chromosome 15, HZGC01, whole genome shotgun sequence genomic stretch:
- the LOC127495318 gene encoding alpha-2-macroglobulin-like: MALNFSCCWKGLLLLSFLLICVNGQTSRPSFMVTFPAVIESGSEAKLCASLLKPNESLVMNIHLVHGNQSTLLLQEKAEEEFHRFFNFKAPLVEAESVQKMKVELQGETFKMTEERKVMFKPYHPLTFIQTDKPIYIPGQTVNFRVVTMDTNFAPLDQQYSTVILEDSRGNRIGQWTNVSSTRWILQRSYELNPEARQGMYKLKAFISDRMISHNFEVKKYVLPKFEVTVKSPNEVRVEEDELIIEVCGKYTYGQPVPGKSWVKVCRNNLSYLTHHTNSVCLEETIEIKKTGCAIHTLDASVFFNATLNDSLENSLRVEAMVTEEGTEITMTKSESVSLTYEIGKVTFTDLPKTYEHGSVIEGKIKLSDFKGAPIQNKEVYLMEGHTWSPKLLLNLTTDSDGLASFSFNTSSLSKSDINLIASVYPEVHYYGHNRPYISADIKPVRLFQPAAPFNPTLSELIIENTEQPLKCDSEFTATIKYYFVGETVEDFKTDIIYMVLSRGVIVHHGYEKVEVKSSNGVASGTVSFKLSISADLAPVVQILAYCVLPSENFVAGSGNFDIEKCFKNKVSLQFSPAKAVPGEKNTLQLSAQPGSLCGLSAVDQSVLILKPGERLDTDKIFNLLPVQSGSYYPYTVEDEQKCLHVRSRRAVPTDDAYESFKRVGLKMATNLDVRVPPCLSYRGLTYHRYHGEVMYHYRHPMSGTHLLGGDSGANRDSPVVTIRTIFPETWIWELAEVGDSGSAQVPVTVPDTITSWETEAFCLSSEGLGLAPPAQLTVFQPFFLELSLPYSIIRGEIFELKATVFNYLSKCIMVKVTPAPSSDYTLKASDDQYSSCLCANGRKTFKWILTPSVLGVLNITVSAEAEASQTVCDNEIVSVPERGRIDTVTRSLLVQAEGTEKTETHSWLLCPKGDSLSEEVALTLPKDVIEGSARSTVSVIGDILGRALRNLHGLLRMPYGCGEQNMALLSPNIYILQYLENTEQLTSAIRERATDFLKSGYQRQLNYKHDDGAYSTFGYGEGNTWLTAFVLRSFGRAQKYIYIEPRNIQSAKEWLINRRDSDGCFIQQGRLFNNRMKGGVNDNVTMTAYITASLLELETPVTDPVVSKGLSCLRSVIEDVKNTYTTALLTYTFSLARDTVTRQQLFKKLEDVAISDGSHLHWSQSASADDSDSLAVEISSYVLLAVLTADSVTTADLGYANRIVSWLVKQQNAYGGFSSTQDTVVALQALSLYATKVFSSDGSSTVTVQSAGDTHHFDVNQDNKLLYQEKQLQSVPAKYSIEVKGSTCVSVQMAQFYNIPTPTEAKTLSIDAKIEGDCKKTLGQYLLLNFTVKYDGPQARTNMVIVDIKLLSGFTADTSMLEPQSTSSTSLVERVDSKDDHVIIYLKEVPKNIAVSHQLQLKQILPVKNLKPAVIKVYDYYQTSDLSETEYSSHCE; encoded by the exons ATGGCTCTGAATTTCAGCTGCTGTTGGAAAGGGCTCCTTCTGCTCTCTTTCCTCCTGATCTGTGTCAATGGACAAACATCAAGGCC ATCTTTCATGGTGACGTTTCCTGCAGTGATCGAGTCTGGATCTGAGGCCAAACTGTGTGCAAGTCTTCTCAAGCCCAATGAAAGCCTTGTCATGAACATTCATCTGGTTCATGGTAACCAGAGCACTTTACTGCTGCAGGAGAAAGCTGAAGAAGAGTTTCATCGCTTCTTTAACTTCAAG GCTCCTCTGGTCGAAGCAGAATCAGTACAGAAAATGAAGGTTGAACTTCAGGGAGAGACTTTCAAGATGACTGAAGAGAGAAAAGTCATGTTCAAGCCTTACCATCCTCTGACCTTTATCCAGACTGATAAACCCATCTATATTCCAGGACAGACAG TGAACTTCAGAGTTGTTACCATGGATACAAACTTTGCACCCCTTGATCAGCAG TATAGTACAGTGATTCTTGAG GACAGTCGAGGTAACCGGATTGGTCAATGGACAAATGTTTCTTCAACAAGGTGGATTTTGCAGCGTTCTTATGAATTAAACCCAGAGGCCCGTCAAGGCATGTACAAACTGAAGGCTTTTATTAGTGACAGGATGATCTCACATAATTTTGAGGTGAAAAAATATG TTTTGCCTAAGTTTGAAGTTACTGTAAAAAGCCCAAATGAAGTACGTGTTGAAGAAGACGAACTGATAATTGAGGTTTGCGGAAA ATACACTTACGGACAGCCTGTACCTGGTAAATCATGGGTGAAAGTGTGTCGTAATAATTTGTCCTACCTTACCCATCACACCAATTCAGTGTGTTTAGAGGAAACCATCGAG ATAAAAAAGACAGGCTGTGCCATCCATACCTTAGATGCATCAGTCTTTTTCAACGCCACACTAAACGACAGTCTGGAGAATTCTCTTCGTGTTGAGGCAATGGTTACAGAAGAAGGAACAG AGATCACCATGACAAAATCTGAATCTGTATCTCTCACTTATGAAATTGGTAAAGTCACATTTACTGACCTGCCCAAAACATATGAACATGGATCAGTTATAGAAGGAAAA AtcaaactctcagatttcaaaggCGCACCAATTCAAAACAAAGAGGTTTATCTTATGGAGGGTCACACTTGGTCCCCAAAACTGCTCCTAAATCTCACTACAGACAGCGATGGACTGGCCAGCTTCTCTTTTAATACATCCAGTCTTTCTAAAAGTGATATTAATCTGATT GCCAGTGTCTATCCAGAGGTCCATTATTATGGCCACAACAGGCCTTACATCTCTGCAGATATAAAACCAGTTCGGCTCTTCCAGCCTGCTGCTCCATTCAATCCAACACTAAGTGAACTGATTATAGAGAATACTGAGCAACCATTAAAGTGTGACTCTGAGTTTACAGCCACCATCAAGTATTATTTTGTTGGAGAGACTGTTGAAGACTTCAAAACTGACATTATCTATATG GTCTTGTCCAGAGGAGTGATTGTTCATCATGGATATGAGAAGGTTGAAGTGAAATCTTCTAATGGAGTAGCAAGTGGCACAGTGTCATTCAAACTGTCTATTAGTGCAGATCTGGCTCCAGTAGTGCAGATTCTGGCGTACTGTGTTCTGCCCAGTGAAAATTTTGTTGCTGGTAGCGGAAATTTCGACATTGAAAAGTGTTTCAAAAACAAG GTGTCTCTGCAGTTTTCTCCTGCTAAAGCAGTTCCTGGTGAGAAAAACACTCTCCAGCTCTCAGCTCAGCCGGGTTCACTGTGCGGCCTCAGTGCTGTAGATCAGAGCGTCCTGATCCTGAAGCCAGGAGAACGTCTGGATACTGACAAG ATCTTCAACCTGCTGCCAGTGCAATCGGGGTCATATTACCCTTATACTGTTGAAGATGAGCAGAAGTGTCTGCATGTGAGATCCCGTCGAGCTGTGCCAACAGACGACGCCTATGAATCCTTCAAG AGAGTGGGATTGAAGATGGCAACAAATTTGGATGTGCGAGTCCCTCCGTGTCTGTCATACAGAGGATTGACGTATCACCGATACCATGGTGAAG TGATGTATCATTATCGTCATCCAATGAGTGGGACGCATTTATTAGGGGGTGATTCTGGTGCTAACAGAGATTCTCCAGTAGTGACGATTCGGACCATCTTTCCAGAAACGTGGATCTGGGAACTTGCTGAAGTGGG GGACTCTGGATCAGCTCAAGTTCCTGTCACAGTTCCTGACACCATCACCTCTTGGGAGACGGAGGCCTTCTGTCTGTCCTCTGAAGGTCTGGGTCTGGCTCCTCCTGCTCAGCTGACAGTTTTCCAGCCCTTCTTCCTGGAGCTCTCTCTGCCTTACTCCATCATCCGTGGGGAGATCTTtgagctgaaggccactgtcTTCAACTATCTGTCCAAGTGCATCATG GTTAAAGTGACTCCAGCTCCTTCCTCAGACTACACTCTCAAAGCCTCTGATGATCAGTATTCATCCTGTCTATGTGCTAATGGAAGAAAAACCTTTAAATGGATCCTCACTCCTTCTGTTCTTG GAGTCTTGAATATTACAGTCAGTGCAGAGGCAGAGGCGTCCCAGACTGTGTGTGACAATGAGATTGTGAGCGTCCCAGAGAGAGGACGCATTGACACGGTCACACGAAGTCTGCTCGTACAG GCGGAAGGAACTGAAAAGACTGAGACTCACAGCTGGTTATTGTGTCCAAAGG GTGACAGTCTCTCAGAGGAAGTGGCTCTGACTCTTCCTAAAGATGTGATAGAGGGATCAGCCAGATCCACTGTTTCAGTCATTG GAGACATATTGGGTCGTGCACTGAGGAATCTTCATGGATTATTACGGATGCCGTACGGCTGTGGGGAACAAAACATGGCTCTTCTTTCTCCCAATATTTACATTCTGCAGTATCTGGAGAACACGGAGCAGCTCACCTCAGCCATCCGAGAGAGAGCCACAGACTTCCTGAAGAGCG GATACCAGAGACAACTGAATTACAAGCATGACGATGGAGCATACAGCACATTTGGTTACGGAGAAGGGAATACTTG GTTGACTGCCTTTGTCCTGAGGTCTTTTGGCAGAGCAcagaaatacatatatattgaaCCACGTAATATTCAGAGTGCAAAAGAATGGTTAATAAACAGACGGGATTCAGATGGCTGTTTTATCCAGCAGGGAAGACTGTTCAACAACAGAATGAag GGTGGAGTGAATGATAATGTGACCATGACTGCCTACATTACTGCATCATTGCTTGAACTGGAAACTCCAGTCACA gaTCCTGTCGTCAGTAAAGGTTTGTCATGCTTGAGGTCTGTCATTGAGGATGTCAAAAACACTTACACCACTGCTCTGCTCACTTACACTTTCAGTCTGGCTAGAGACACGGTCACTCGACAGCAGCTTTTCAAGAAACTGGAGGATGTTGCTATTTCAGATG GGTCTCATCTCCACTGGTCTCAGTCTGCATCTGCTGATGACTCTGATTCTCTGGCAGTGGAGATCAGCTCATATGTGCTGCTAGCTGTTCTCACTGCAGATTCAGTCACTACAGCTGATCTGGGCTATGCTAACAGGATTGTCAGCTGGCTTGTGAAGCAGCAGAATGCCTATGGAGGATTCTCCTCCACACAG GACACAGTAGTGGCTCTTCAGGCTCTGTCTTTGTACGCCACCAAAGTGTTCAGCTCTGACGGCTCCAGCACAGTGACTGTCCAATCAGCAGGAGACACTCACCACTTTGATGTCAATCAGGACAACAAGTTACTGTACCAGGAGAAGCAGCTGCAGAGCGTTCCAGCCAAATACAGCATTGAAGTGAAGGGCTCGACCTGTGTGTCTGTGCAG ATGGCTCAGTTCTACAACATTCCCACTCCTACTGAAGCTAAAACATTGAGCATTGACGCTAAGATTGAGGGAGATTGCAAGAAAACCTTGGGACAGTACCTATTGTTAAATTTCACTGTGAA atatGATGGTCCACAGGCAAGAACTAACATGGTCATTGTGGATATTAAACTCTTGTCAGGATTTACAGCTGATACATCAATG CTTGAACCTCAAAGCACTTCAAGTACATCACTTGTGGAACGGGTCGATTCTAAAGATGATCATGTCATCATATATTTGAAAGAG gttccaaaaaatattGCAGTCAGTCACCAGTTACAATTAAAACAGATTCTTCCAGTGAAGAATCTCAAGCCAGCTGTGATTAAAGTGTATGATTACTACCAAACAA GTGATCTGTCAGAGACTGAGTATTCATCCCACTGTGAATAA
- the LOC127495323 gene encoding alpha-2-macroglobulin, which translates to MAFNELCVWKGLLLVSFLFLSVHGQTSGPSFIVTFPAVIESGSEAKLCASLLKPNESLVMNIHLVHGNQSTLLLQQEAEEEFHRCFIFQTPQVKEESVQKMKVELQGKNFKMTEERNVLFRRYYPLTFIQTDKPIYVPGQTVNFRVVTLDKNFVPFDQKYTAVILEDSRYNRIGQWANISSTRWILQLSHELNPEAREGVYKLKAYFGEQVITHNFEVKKYVLPKFEVTMKAPKAISFNDSDVNIELCVNYTFGQPVAGKARVEVCRELLKYISRPDLISPCLVKTIEISKVGCASFNFDTSVFFKSTNERFLKEHLTVQGSVTEEGTENTMEKSEIISLTYESGKATFTELPEFYKHGSIIEGKIKLAHFNGAPLQNKQVFLLEGKRWNSKRLLNLTTDSDGLASFSLNTSSLSKSDINLMASAYPEFQIERFKIPYISTEEKIVQLLQSAAPYSPTLSELIIENTEQPLKCDSEFTATIKYYFVGETVEDFKTDIVYMVLSRGVIVHHGYEKVEVKSSNGVASGTVSFKLSISADLAPVVQILAYCVLPSENVVAGSKNFEIEKCFKNKVSLQFSPDKAVPGEKNTLQLSAQPGSLCGLSAVDQSVLILKPGQRLDTDKVFNLLPVQSLSDYPYKAVDTPECLEVRPRRAVSLDHVYDSLKNVGLKMVTNLIVRQPLCLKYRGITYHKAFSSDTSRYIKYSERKLSSPPVETVRTFFPETWIWQLSEVGDSGSAQVPVTVPDTITSWETEAFCLSSEGLGLAPPAQLTVFQPFFLELSLPYSIIRGEIFELKATVFNYLSKCIMVKVTPAPSSDYTLKASDVQYSSCLCANGRKTFKWILTPSVLGVLSITVSAEAEASQTVCDNEIVSVPERGRIDTVTRSLLVQAEGTEKTETHSWLLCPKGDSLSEEVALTLPKDVIEGSARSTVSVIGDILGRALKNLHGLLRMPYGCGEQNMALLSPNIYILQYLENTKQLTSAIRERATDFLKSGYQRQLNYKHDDGAYSTFGYGEGNTWLTAFVLRSFGRAQKYIYIEPRNIQSAKEWLISRRDSDGCFIQQGRLFNNRMKGGVNDNVTMTAYITASLLELETPVTDPVVSKGLSCLRSVIEDVKNTYTTALLTYTFSLARDTVTRQQLFKKLEDVAISDGSLLHWSQSASADDSDSLAVEISSYVLLAVLTADSVTTADLGYANRIVSWLVKQQNAFGGFSSTQDTVVALQALSLYATKVFSSDGSSTVTVQSAGDTHHFDVNQDNKLLYQEKQLQSVPAKYSIEVKGSTCVSVQLAQFYNIPTPTEAKTLSIDAKIEGDCKKTFGQYLLLNFTVKYDGPQARTNMVIVDIKLLSGFTADTSMLEPRSTSSTSLVERVDSKDDHVIIYLKEVPKNIPVSHQLHLKQILPVKNLKPAVIKVYDYYQTSDLSETEYSSHCRD; encoded by the exons ATGGCATTCAATGAGCTTTGTGTTTGGAAAGGGCTCCTTTTAGTTtctttcctcttcctctctgtCCATGGACAAACCTCAGGGCC ATCTTTCATAGTGACGTTTCCTGCTGTGATCGAGTCTGGATCTGAGGCCAAACTGTGTGCGAGTCTTCTCAAGCCTAATGAAAGCCTTGTCATGAATATTCATCTTGTTCATGGTAACCAGAGCACTTTACTGCTGCAGCAGGAAGCTGAAGAAGAGTTTCATCGTTGCTTTATCTTTCAG ACACCTCAGGTAAAAGAAGAATCAGTGCAGAAAATGAAGGTTGAACTTCAGGggaaaaactttaaaatgaccGAAGAGAGAAACGTCTTGTTCAGACGTTACTACCCTTTGACTTTTATCCAGACTGATAAACCCATCTATGTTCCAGGACAAACAG TGAATTTCAGAGTTGTCACCCTGGATAAAAATTTCGTACCTTTTGATCAGAAG TACACTGCAGTCATACTGGAG GACAGTCGTTATAACAGGATTGGTCAATGGGCAAATATTTCCTCAACAAGGTGGATATTGCAACTCTCTCATGAGTTGAACCCAGAGGCTCGTGAAGGCGTGTACAAACTGAAGGCTTATTTTGGTGAACAGGTGATCACACATAATTTTGAGGTGAAGAAGTATG TTTTACCTAAGTTTGAAGTTACCATGAAAGCTCCAAAAGCAATAAGTTTTAACGATAGCGACGTGAATATAGAGCTTTGTGTGAA TTACACATTTGGGCAACCAGTGGCTGGTAAAGCAAGAGTGGAAGTATGCCGTGaacttttgaaatatatttctcGACCTGACTTAATTTCACCATGTTTGGTTAAAACCATTGAG ATAAGTAAGGTGGGCTGTGCCTCCTTTAACTTTGACACATCAGTCTTTTTTAAGTCTACAAATGAGAGATTTCTGAAAGAACATCTTACTGTACAAGGGTCCGTAACAGAAGAAGGAACAG aAAACACAATGGAGAAGTCTGAAATAATATCTCTGACATATGAAAGTGGTAAAGCTACGTTTACTGAGCTACCCGAATTTTATAAACATGGGTCAATTATAGAAGGAAAG ATCAAACTTGCACATTTCAATGGAGCACCTCTTCAAAACAAACAAGTTTTTCTGTTGGAGGGTAAAAGGTGGAATTCAAAACGGCTCCTAAATCTCACTACAGACAGCGATGGACTAGCCAGTTTCTCTCTTAATACATCTAGTCTTTCTAAGAGTGATATTAACTTAATG GCTAGTGCATATCCAGAGTTTCAGATTGAACGCTTTAAAATACCTTACAtctctactgaagaaaaaattGTTCAGCTTCTCCAGTCTGCTGCTCCATACAGTCCAACACTAAGTGAACTGATTATAGAGAATACTGAGCAACCATTAAAGTGTGACTCTGAGTTTACAGCCACCATCAAGTATTATTTTGTTGGAGAGACTGTTGAAGACTTCAAAACTGACATTGTGTATATG GTCTTGTCCAGAGGAGTGATTGTTCATCATGGATATGAGAAGGTTGAAGTGAAATCTTCTAATGGAGTAGCAAGTGGCACAGTGTCATTCAAACTGTCTATTAGTGCAGATCTGGCTCCAGTAGTGCAGATTCTGGCGTACTGTGTTCTGCCCAGTGAAAATGTTGTTGCTGGTAGCAAAAATTTCGAAATTGAAAAGTGTTTCAAAAACAAG GTGTCTCTGCAGTTTTCTCCTGATAAAGCAGTTCCTGGTGAGAAAAACACTCTCCAGCTCTCAGCTCAGCCTGGTTCACTGTGCGGCCTCAGTGCTGTAGATCAGAGCGTCCTGATCCTGAAGCCAGGACAACGTCTGGATACTGACAAG GTCTTTAACCTGCTGCCAGTACAGTCATTATCAGATTATCCTTATAAAGCTGTGGATACACCAGAGTGCCTAGAAGTTAGACCTCGCCGAGCTGTGTCCCTAGACCATGTTTATGACAGCTTGAAG AATGTGGGATTGAAGATGGTAACGAATTTGATTGTGAGACAACCCCTTTGCCTGAAATACCGTGGAATTACTTATCACAAAGCATTTTCTTCAG ATACATCGAGGTACATAAAGTATTCAGAAAGAAAGCTTTCATCTCCTCCTGTGGAAACAGTTCGTACCTTTTTCCCAGAAACATGGATCTGGCAACTCAGTGAAGTGGG GGACTCTGGATCAGCTCAGGTTCCTGTCACGGTTCCTGACACCATCACCTCTTGGGAGACGGAGGCCTTCTGTCTGTCCTCTGAAGGTCTGGGTCTGGCTCCTCCTGCTCAGCTGACAGTTTTCCAGCCCTTCTTCCTGGAGCTCTCTCTGCCTTACTCCATCATCCGTGGGGAGATCTTtgagctgaaggccactgtcTTCAACTATCTGTCCAAGTGCATCATG GTTAAAGTGACTCCAGCTCCTTCCTCAGACTACACTCTCAAAGCCTCTGATGTTCAGTATTCATCCTGTCTATGTGCTAATGGAAGAAAAACCTTTAAATGGATCCTCACTCCTTCTGTTCTTG GAGTCTTGAGTATTACAGTCAGTGCAGAGGCAGAGGCGTCCCAGACTGTGTGTGACAATGAGATTGTGAGCGTCCCAGAGAGAGGACGCATTGACACGGTCACACGAAGTCTACTCGTACAG GCGGAAGGAACTGAAAAGACTGAGACTCACAGCTGGTTATTGTGTCCAAAGG GTGACAGTCTCTCAGAGGAAGTGGCTCTGACTCTTCCTAAAGATGTGATAGAGGGATCAGCCAGATCCACTGTTTCAGTCATTG GAGACATATTGGGTCGTGCACTGAAGAATCTTCATGGATTATTACGGATGCCGTACGGCTGTGGGGAACAAAACATGGCTCTTCTTTCTCCCAATATTTACATTCTGCAGTATCTGGAGAACACGAAGCAGCTCACCTCAGCCATCCGAGAGAGAGCCACAGACTTCCTGAAGAGCG GATACCAGAGACAACTGAATTACAAGCATGACGATGGAGCATACAGCACATTTGGTTACGGAGAAGGGAATACTTG GTTGACTGCCTTTGTCCTGAGGTCTTTTGGCAGAGCAcagaaatacatatatattgaaCCACGTAATATTCAGAGTGCAAAAGAATGGTTAATAAGCAGACGGGATTCAGATGGCTGTTTTATCCAGCAGGGAAGACTGTTCAACAACAGAATGAAg GGTGGAGTGAATGATAATGTGACCATGACTGCCTACATTACTGCATCATTGCTTGAACTGGAAACTCCAGTCACA GATCCTGTCGTCAGTAAAGGTTTGTCATGCTTGAGGTCCGTCATTGAGGATGTCAAAAACACTTACACCACTGCTCTGCTCACTTACACTTTCAGTCTGGCTAGAGACACGGTCACTCGACAGCAGCTTTTCAAGAAATTGGAAGATGTTGCTATTTCAGACG GGTCTCTTCTCCACTGGTCTCAGTCTGCATCTGCTGATGACTCTGATTCTCTGGCAGTGGAGATCAGCTCATATGTGCTGCTAGCTGTTCTCACTGCAGATTCAGTCACTACAGCTGATCTGGGCTATGCTAACAGGATTGTCAGCTGGCTTGTGAAGCAGCAGAATGCCTTTGGAGGATTCTCCTCCACACAG GACACAGTGGTGGCTCTTCAGGCTCTGTCTTTGTACGCCACCAAAGTGTTCAGCTCTGACGGCTCCAGCACAGTGACTGTCCAGTCAGCAGGAGACACTCACCACTTTGATGTCAATCAGGACAACAAGTTACTGTACCAGGAGAAGCAGCTGCAGAGCGTTCCAGCCAAATACAGCATTGAAGTGAAGGGCTCGACCTGTGTGTCTGTGCAG TTGGCTCAGTTCTACAACATTCCCACTCCTACTGAAGCTAAAACATTGAGCATTGATGCTAAGATTGAGGGAGATTGCAAGAAAACCTTTGGACAGTACCTATTGTTAAATTTCACTGTGAA atatgATGGTCCACAGGCAAGAACTAACATGGTCATTGTGGATATTAAACTCTTGTCAGGATTTACAGCTGATACATCAATG CTTGAACCTCGAAGCACTTCAAGTACATCACTTGTGGAACGGGTCGATTCTAAAGATGATCATGTCATCATATATTTGAAAGAG gttccaaaaaatattCCAGTCAGTCACCAGTTACATTTGAAACAGATTCTTCCAGTGAAGAATCTCAAGCCAGCTGTGATTAAAGTGTATGATTACTACCAAACAA GTGATCTGTCGGAGACTGAGTATTCATCCCACTGTCGTGACTAA